Genomic segment of Leptolyngbyaceae cyanobacterium:
TCTGTGGTAAAAAAAGCTTTTAAATTCACCAACCAAATATCTAAATATCTATTATTCATTAGTCATGGTTAACTTTTCTTATCCTATTATCTAAAAAATCTGTATTCATCGCGATAACCTTACAACTACATCTGCGTTTATCTGCGTTCATCCTCTTACATTTGCGGTAAAAAAAAGCTTTTAAAATCACCAACCAAATATCTAAATATCTAGGGTGGGCACAGCCCACCATTATCTATATAGATCAAGCAGGCACTTTAGCTGCCACCTTCTTAGCAGCGCTAATCTCATTTTGACAAGGACGGCCTTGTTCAAAATCGCTGATATTAGCTAAAGTAGTTTCAGCAATATTATGCAACGCCTCCTCAGTAAAAAATCCTTGATGTCCCGTCACAATTACATTGGGAAAAGTTGTTAGACGTTGAAAAACATCATCTTGAATGATTTCTTCCGACATATTCTCAAAAAACAATTCCGATTCCTTTTCGTAAACATCTAAACCAAGATAACCAATTTTGCGAGATTTCAAAGCAGCGATCGCAGCATCCGTATCAATTAAAGCACCCCGACTAGTATTAATTAACATGACACCTTGTTTCATTTGTGCCAAAGCTTCATCATTAATTAAATGATATGTTTCGGGAGTGAGAGGACAATGAAGGGTGATAATATCGGAATTGGCAAAAAGTTCGGTAAGTTCTACATATTTGACGCCAATTTGTTCGCATTCTGGATTACGATAAACATCGTAAGCAAGTAAGTTACAACCAAATCCCTTCATAATTTGTGATACGATCGCACCAATTTTACCAGTACCGATAATCCCCACAGTACGCCCGTGTAAGTCAAATCCCATCAGTCCATCTATCGAAAAATCTCCTTCTCGGACTCGGTTATAAGCGCGATGGATTTTGCGATTCAGGGATAACATTAAGGCGAGGGTATGCTCTGCCACTGCATAAGGCGAATAGGCAGGTACTCGCACGACGGTAATTCCCAAATCGTTAGCGACTGGCAAATCTACGTGATTGAAACCAGCAGAACGCAAAGCAAGTAAACGAGTTCCTTGGGAGGCAAGAATTTTTAAAGTTTCTGCATCTGGTTGATCGTTGACAAAGACGCAAACGGCGGGAAATCCTTTCGCCAAAACTGCGGTGTGGGAATCGAGTTTTGGTTCCAAGAACACTAATTGATGACCGAATTTGGCATTGGCAGATTCTAAGAATTTGCGATCGTAATTTTTGGTGCTAAAAACGGCTACTTTCATGGAAAAAACCCGACTAATTTTAAGCTTTAGATTGTAAGCTGTCATCGGTCATTTGTCATTTGCGATCTGCTTTACCAATGACTAATGACTAACGACCAATGACTAATGACAATCTAAAATCCTAATAAGGCCATTTCCAATCCCGCACATCTGGCAGATCATCACCGTACTGGGTGATATATTGCAAATGTTCGATCAGTTTGTCGCGGATGAACTGTTTGACATACCCCGCCGCATAGCCTACTTTAGGAACGCGATCGATCACATCACCCACTAGATGGAAGCGATCGAGATCGTTGAGCACCACCATATCAAACGGGGTAGTAGTCGTTCCCTCTTCCTTGTAACCGCGAACGTGCAGATTTTTGTGATTCGTCCGGCGATAAGTCAGGCGGTGAATCAGCCAAGGATAACCGTGGAAAGCAAAGATAATTGGCTTATCTTTAGTGAAGATAGCATCGAAATCCGGATCGCTTAATCCGTGGGGGTGTTCCTTCGGCGGTTGCAAAGTCATCAAGTCCACCACGTTCACCACCCGCACTTTCAACTCCGGTAAGTGTTGGCGCAAAATATCCACCGCCGCCAAAGTTTCTAAAGTGGGGATATCTCCCGCACAAGCCATTACCACATCTGGGTCGTGACCTCGATCGTTGCTGGCCCATTCCCAGATGCCCAGTCCGGCTGTGCAATGCTTCACCGCCGCATCCATATCCAAGTATTGCAGTGCTGGTTGCTTACCCGCAATAATTACGTTGATGTAGTTACGGCTGCGGAGACAGTGGTCGGTCACCGATAGCAAAGTATTGGCATCCGGCGGTAAATAAACGCGGATGGCTTCCGGTTTTTTGTTAATTACGTGGTCGATAAAACCGGGGTCTTGGTGAGAAAAGCCGTTGTGGTCTTGTCGCCAAACGTGAGATGTGAGTAGATAATTCAGGGAAGGAACTGGTCTGCGCCAAGGAATGCGATTTGTAGTTTCCAGCCACTTGGCGTGTTGATTGAACATCGAATCGATGATGTGGATGAACGCCTCGTAGCAGGAGAAGAAGCCGTGACGACCGGTGAGAGTATAACCTTCCAGCCATCCCTGACACATATGTTCGCTGAGGATTTCCATAACTCGACCGTCTTGAGAAATATGGTCGTCTTCTGGCAAAATATTTGCCATCCACACTCGGTCAGTCACTTCAAATACGGCATCCAAACGATTAGAAGCGGTTTCATCTGGCCCCATGATGCGGAAATTCTTCGTTTCCAGGTTTTGTTTCATCACGTCCCGCAAAAATTGTCCGGTGATGCGGGTAGCTTCTGAAGCGATCGTACCTGGTTTGGTAACTTCGATCGCGTATTTGCGAAAATCAGGCAACTTCAAATCTCGCATCAAAATCCCGCCATTCGCATGGGGATTGTCACTCATGCGGCGAGTTCCTTTCGGCGGCAGTTCTGCCAATTCGGGAATTAACCTGCCATTCTCATCAAACAATTCTTCTGGCTGGTAACTCTTCATCCAGTCTGACAACAACTGGAGGTGTTCTGACTTCTTAGTCACATCGGAAAACGGAACTTGGTGAGAACGCCAATAATCTTCCGTTTTCTTGCCATCCACTTCTTTTGGCCCCGTCCAACCTTTCGGTGTCCGCATAATAATCATCGGCCATTGGGGACGCTGGACGTAGCCATTAATTCTCGCATCGTGTTGAATGGCTTTAATTTCCGAAATGATTTTATCTAAAGTACCCGCCATTAACTGGTGAATATCTTCTACCGGGTAAGAACCTTCCACAAAATAAGGTTTGTACCCATATCCCACAAATAAACTTTCCAATTCCTCATCAC
This window contains:
- a CDS encoding 2-hydroxyacid dehydrogenase, whose amino-acid sequence is MTAYNLKLKISRVFSMKVAVFSTKNYDRKFLESANAKFGHQLVFLEPKLDSHTAVLAKGFPAVCVFVNDQPDAETLKILASQGTRLLALRSAGFNHVDLPVANDLGITVVRVPAYSPYAVAEHTLALMLSLNRKIHRAYNRVREGDFSIDGLMGFDLHGRTVGIIGTGKIGAIVSQIMKGFGCNLLAYDVYRNPECEQIGVKYVELTELFANSDIITLHCPLTPETYHLINDEALAQMKQGVMLINTSRGALIDTDAAIAALKSRKIGYLGLDVYEKESELFFENMSEEIIQDDVFQRLTTFPNVIVTGHQGFFTEEALHNIAETTLANISDFEQGRPCQNEISAAKKVAAKVPA
- a CDS encoding phosphoketolase family protein, which produces MVVATLEKTKPLSAEELRKMNAYWRAANYLSVGQIYLLDNPLLREPLKIEHVKPRLLGHWGTTPGLNFIYVHLNRVIKANDLNMIYIIGPGHGGPGIVANTYLEGSYSEYYPDITQDAEGMKKLFKQFSFPGGIPSHVAPQIPGSIHEGGELGYSLVHAYGAAFDNPDLIVTCVVGDGEAETGPLATSWHSNKFLNPKHDGAVLPILHLNGYKIANPTVLARMSDEELESLFVGYGYKPYFVEGSYPVEDIHQLMAGTLDKIISEIKAIQHDARINGYVQRPQWPMIIMRTPKGWTGPKEVDGKKTEDYWRSHQVPFSDVTKKSEHLQLLSDWMKSYQPEELFDENGRLIPELAELPPKGTRRMSDNPHANGGILMRDLKLPDFRKYAIEVTKPGTIASEATRITGQFLRDVMKQNLETKNFRIMGPDETASNRLDAVFEVTDRVWMANILPEDDHISQDGRVMEILSEHMCQGWLEGYTLTGRHGFFSCYEAFIHIIDSMFNQHAKWLETTNRIPWRRPVPSLNYLLTSHVWRQDHNGFSHQDPGFIDHVINKKPEAIRVYLPPDANTLLSVTDHCLRSRNYINVIIAGKQPALQYLDMDAAVKHCTAGLGIWEWASNDRGHDPDVVMACAGDIPTLETLAAVDILRQHLPELKVRVVNVVDLMTLQPPKEHPHGLSDPDFDAIFTKDKPIIFAFHGYPWLIHRLTYRRTNHKNLHVRGYKEEGTTTTPFDMVVLNDLDRFHLVGDVIDRVPKVGYAAGYVKQFIRDKLIEHLQYITQYGDDLPDVRDWKWPY